In Acyrthosiphon pisum isolate AL4f unplaced genomic scaffold, pea_aphid_22Mar2018_4r6ur Scaffold_21965;HRSCAF=25446, whole genome shotgun sequence, the following proteins share a genomic window:
- the NV10 gene encoding uncharacterized protein LOC100302478 precursor: MNFKFIVAMAIFIIVSMFNLVLVDAQTTTAPLTPTTGTTTTTTSPPATSG; this comes from the exons ATGAACTTTAAATTCATCGTTGCTATGGCAATTTTTATCATCGTCAGTATGTTT AATTTAGTACTAGTCGATGCACAAACAACAACTGCTCCTCTCACGCCTACCACGGGTACTACGACTACCACGACTTCCCCACCTGCCACATCAGGCTAA